Proteins encoded in a region of the Malaciobacter mytili LMG 24559 genome:
- a CDS encoding tetratricopeptide repeat protein, whose translation MLFASCIGNKNLQRKDIKLFDAEDQYILYALEHEKNRDFAFAKDLYLVLFEKTNRYEYLERFLIISMQLSKYEDVKKYSLKYMDEEDKSYEFILRFYTISLLKLEELDEALKSALKLLEVFNNSENYELVANIYFERQEYKKAEEYFESAYLSSINGATLTNLVDVLYSYLNKKEKAISYLETHIRLYGCEGGVCTKLFSFYQEQKNIDGIISVLKKAYFEYKNSGDFYSMNRTYKYLIAYLEQKNIDDAIKFLEKNDIDEYKLLSLYQKKDDKTKALELLNKLYKSSGNIDLLAQIAILEFETAKDKKKILKSVIQKFEDALIILDNHVYQNFLGYLLIDYNVDINKGIEYVKKALNKAPNNVAYIDSLAWGLYKKKQCKEAYINMKKVVDAIGLEEEEIKIHWNKIKECK comes from the coding sequence TTGTTATTTGCCTCTTGTATAGGAAATAAAAATCTTCAAAGAAAAGATATTAAGCTATTTGATGCAGAAGACCAATATATCCTTTATGCTTTAGAACATGAAAAGAATAGAGATTTTGCTTTTGCAAAAGATTTATATTTGGTACTATTTGAAAAAACTAATAGATATGAGTATTTAGAAAGATTTTTAATTATCTCAATGCAGTTATCAAAATATGAAGATGTAAAAAAATATAGTTTAAAATATATGGATGAAGAAGATAAATCTTATGAGTTTATTTTAAGATTTTATACTATATCTTTATTAAAACTTGAAGAGTTAGATGAAGCTTTAAAAAGTGCTTTAAAATTATTGGAAGTTTTTAATAATTCAGAAAACTATGAACTTGTGGCAAATATATATTTTGAAAGACAAGAGTATAAAAAAGCAGAAGAGTATTTTGAAAGTGCTTATTTATCAAGTATAAATGGTGCAACACTAACAAATCTTGTGGATGTTTTATATTCATATTTAAATAAAAAAGAAAAAGCTATTTCATATTTAGAAACACATATTAGATTATATGGTTGTGAAGGTGGAGTTTGTACTAAACTTTTCTCTTTTTATCAAGAACAAAAAAATATTGATGGAATAATCTCTGTATTAAAAAAAGCATATTTTGAATATAAAAACAGTGGTGATTTTTATTCTATGAATAGAACTTATAAATATTTAATTGCTTATTTAGAACAAAAAAATATAGATGATGCTATTAAATTTTTAGAAAAAAATGATATTGATGAATATAAACTTTTATCTTTATACCAAAAAAAAGATGATAAAACAAAAGCCTTAGAACTTTTAAATAAATTATATAAAAGTAGTGGAAATATCGACCTTTTAGCTCAAATTGCTATTTTAGAATTTGAAACAGCAAAAGATAAAAAGAAAATATTAAAATCTGTAATACAAAAATTTGAAGATGCCTTAATAATTTTAGATAATCATGTATATCAAAACTTTTTAGGATATTTATTAATTGATTATAATGTGGATATAAACAAAGGTATTGAATATGTAAAAAAAGCTTTAAATAAAGCGCCAAATAATGTAGCATATATAGACTCTCTTGCTTGGGGTTTATATAAGAAAAAACAGTGCAAAGAAGCTTATATTAATATGAAAAAAGTAGTTGATGCAATTGGGCTTGAGGAAGAAGAAATTAAAATACATTGGAATAAAATTAAGGAGTGTAAATAA
- a CDS encoding YkgJ family cysteine cluster protein, with protein sequence MILKESGYNYCFDSSECGNCKGNCCIGESGYIWINMQEIERLSKYLNITLDELRVKYLRKIGYKYSLNEIKIEENNYACTFFDLEKRQCSIYEARPTQCRTFPFWDYFKNNEEEVYKECPAIKPL encoded by the coding sequence ATGATATTAAAAGAAAGTGGATACAATTACTGTTTTGACTCAAGTGAATGTGGCAATTGTAAAGGCAATTGTTGTATTGGAGAGAGTGGTTATATCTGGATAAATATGCAAGAAATAGAAAGATTAAGTAAATATTTAAATATAACATTAGATGAGCTTAGAGTTAAATATTTAAGAAAAATAGGTTATAAGTATAGTTTGAATGAAATAAAAATTGAAGAAAATAATTATGCTTGTACTTTTTTTGATTTGGAAAAAAGACAATGTTCGATTTATGAAGCTAGACCTACACAATGTAGAACTTTCCCTTTTTGGGACTATTTTAAAAATAATGAAGAAGAGGTTTACAAAGAGTGCCCAGCTATAAAACCTTTATAA
- a CDS encoding DUF4198 domain-containing protein — translation MKKFTISLLLATSALFAHQITAKKDVNGTYKAQFWAHGEFQKFEARQLKGASAYDINNKEIKTGIDYSKDTTLLTAKKPAMITLAFDAGYWVEGDKGYENIEPSKYKGIVYNTLKSVKYGKRYFEWSDAFLKPTGMKMEIIPLINPFTIKKGDKLPVLVLKDGEAFENASFETSDYGDLDIKTNKYGIANIPVKNSGLQIIAAVYYADEISDNNANKITIQSSISFEVK, via the coding sequence ATGAAAAAATTTACTATTTCATTGCTTTTAGCAACATCTGCACTATTTGCTCATCAAATTACAGCAAAAAAAGATGTTAATGGTACATATAAAGCACAGTTTTGGGCACATGGAGAATTTCAAAAATTTGAAGCAAGACAATTAAAAGGTGCAAGTGCTTATGATATTAATAATAAAGAGATTAAAACTGGTATTGATTACTCAAAAGATACTACACTTTTAACTGCTAAAAAACCAGCAATGATTACTTTAGCTTTTGATGCTGGCTATTGGGTTGAAGGAGATAAAGGTTATGAAAATATTGAGCCTTCAAAATATAAAGGTATAGTTTATAATACTTTAAAAAGTGTTAAATATGGAAAAAGATATTTTGAATGGAGTGATGCATTTTTAAAACCAACAGGAATGAAAATGGAGATTATTCCTCTTATTAATCCTTTTACAATTAAAAAAGGAGATAAACTTCCAGTATTAGTTTTAAAAGATGGAGAAGCTTTTGAAAATGCTAGTTTTGAAACTTCTGATTATGGAGATTTGGATATTAAAACAAATAAATATGGAATTGCGAATATTCCTGTTAAAAACTCTGGATTACAAATTATTGCAGCGGTTTATTATGCTGATGAAATAAGTGATAATAATGCAAATAAAATCACTATTCAAAGTAGTATTTCATTTGAAGTAAAATAA
- a CDS encoding succinylglutamate desuccinylase/aspartoacylase family protein, which translates to MAVAPFILGGQKILRGSRVTLNIELPKLYNTPTHLPLHIIRGKKDGPTVFVSAAIHGDELNGIEIIRRLRKLSILKRLRGTLILVPIVNVYGTMTQSRYMPDRRDLNRSFPGTNRGSLASRVAKIFFNEVVSVCDFGIDLHTASIHKSNLPQIRTNIKDELSYSLAKAFEAPVILHSELRDGSLREVAQEKGIRVLLYEAGEALRFDETCIRIGVKGIINVLRDLDMLPLAKRKAKKLPIITRSSQWVRAGESGILRTIKALGDTVVKDEIIALIDDPIEDTQANITVKAPFDGVIIGKSEIPLVQEGDAIFHIAKFKNLEAVETKLEYFSEEIIEKSEFLELHNEEIIE; encoded by the coding sequence ATGGCAGTTGCTCCTTTTATTTTAGGTGGACAAAAAATCTTAAGAGGTTCAAGGGTAACTTTAAATATAGAGTTACCTAAATTATATAATACTCCTACTCATCTTCCTTTACATATAATAAGAGGGAAAAAAGATGGGCCTACTGTTTTTGTAAGTGCTGCAATACACGGTGATGAATTAAATGGTATAGAAATTATTAGAAGATTAAGAAAATTAAGTATTTTAAAAAGATTAAGAGGTACTTTAATTTTAGTTCCAATAGTAAATGTATATGGAACAATGACTCAATCAAGATATATGCCAGATAGAAGGGATTTAAATAGGTCTTTTCCTGGTACAAATAGAGGCTCACTTGCAAGTAGAGTTGCAAAAATATTTTTCAATGAAGTTGTAAGTGTATGTGATTTTGGTATTGATTTGCATACAGCTTCAATTCATAAATCAAATCTTCCACAAATTAGAACAAATATTAAAGATGAATTATCATATAGCTTAGCAAAAGCCTTTGAAGCTCCTGTTATTTTACACTCAGAGTTAAGAGATGGTTCTTTAAGAGAAGTTGCGCAAGAAAAAGGTATAAGAGTTTTATTATATGAAGCAGGGGAAGCTTTACGATTTGATGAGACTTGTATTAGAATAGGGGTTAAAGGAATAATCAATGTTTTAAGGGACTTAGATATGCTTCCTTTAGCAAAAAGAAAAGCAAAAAAGCTTCCTATTATTACAAGAAGTAGTCAATGGGTTAGAGCAGGGGAAAGTGGTATATTAAGAACAATAAAAGCTCTTGGTGATACTGTTGTAAAAGATGAAATAATAGCACTTATTGATGACCCAATAGAAGATACACAAGCAAATATAACTGTAAAAGCTCCATTTGATGGAGTAATTATAGGAAAGTCAGAAATTCCTCTAGTTCAAGAAGGAGATGCTATTTTTCATATAGCAAAATTTAAAAATCTTGAAGCAGTTGAGACAAAATTAGAATACTTTAGTGAAGAAATTATTGAAAAAAGTGAATTTTTAGAGTTACATAATGAAGAGATTATAGAATAA
- a CDS encoding tRNA1(Val) (adenine(37)-N6)-methyltransferase: MLLYQPKDGYCYNSDTHFLYNFIIENLKNFKNISGELLDIGSGSGILGLLVARDNSRLNLNQCELQEKFQFLTTTNSRCNKIEATLYKGSFLTTQFDKEFDICVSNPPFYHSEVIKSENENIKIARYNDSMPLEEFIAKTSKILKQNGKFFFCYDVKQINEIILCLNKYKFNLEALQFVHPKKDKDATLILVYARKNSKSLTKILPALFVFENQEFTLEVQEIYKKCATHSIKVEIL, encoded by the coding sequence TTGCTTCTTTATCAGCCAAAAGACGGTTATTGTTACAATAGTGATACTCACTTTTTATATAATTTTATTATTGAGAATTTAAAAAATTTTAAAAATATATCTGGAGAGTTACTTGATATAGGAAGTGGAAGTGGTATTTTAGGTCTTTTAGTTGCTAGGGATAATTCAAGATTAAATTTAAATCAATGTGAATTACAAGAAAAATTTCAGTTTTTAACTACTACTAATAGTAGATGTAATAAAATTGAAGCAACTTTATATAAAGGTTCTTTTTTAACTACGCAATTTGATAAAGAGTTTGATATTTGTGTTTCAAACCCTCCTTTTTATCATAGTGAAGTAATTAAAAGTGAAAATGAAAATATAAAAATAGCTAGATATAATGACTCTATGCCTTTAGAGGAGTTTATAGCTAAAACAAGTAAAATTTTAAAACAAAATGGAAAATTCTTTTTTTGTTATGATGTAAAGCAAATAAATGAAATAATTTTGTGCCTTAACAAATATAAATTTAATTTAGAAGCTTTACAATTTGTCCATCCAAAAAAAGATAAAGATGCAACTTTGATTTTAGTCTATGCAAGAAAAAACTCAAAATCTTTGACAAAAATTTTACCTGCTTTATTTGTTTTTGAAAATCAAGAGTTTACTTTAGAGGTTCAAGAAATATATAAAAAATGTGCAACACATAGTATAAAAGTAGAGATTTTATGA
- the rimK gene encoding 30S ribosomal protein S6--L-glutamate ligase: MRVYILSRDPKLYSTKRLVQAGEQRGWEVRVIDYLKCSIEIMKGELKINYLGEELPRPDAIIPRIGASRTFYGTAMVRHFEMMDVFTVTGSLAIKRSRDKLRSLQILSKNSIDMPKTVFASNESSAKDVIELSGGAPLVLKILEGTQGVGVVLVESEKAAKSVLDAFYGMDVNLLVQEFIEEANGADIRVLVVGGEIVGAMKRQGAEGDFRSNLHQGGTAVAHTLSRKEKATALAAAKAMGLGVCGVDMIPSNRGPLVMEVNSSPGLEGIETSTKLDIAGKIMDFIERNVKDPHPKTKKRKIKKDNIGA; encoded by the coding sequence ATGAGAGTATATATACTGTCAAGAGACCCAAAATTATATTCAACAAAAAGATTAGTTCAAGCAGGTGAGCAAAGAGGTTGGGAAGTAAGAGTTATTGATTATTTAAAATGTAGTATTGAAATTATGAAGGGTGAACTTAAAATCAACTATTTAGGTGAAGAGTTACCAAGACCAGATGCAATTATCCCAAGAATTGGTGCAAGTAGAACTTTTTATGGAACTGCTATGGTTAGACATTTTGAGATGATGGATGTCTTTACTGTTACAGGAAGTTTAGCAATAAAAAGAAGTAGAGATAAACTTAGAAGTTTACAAATTTTATCAAAGAATTCTATTGATATGCCTAAGACTGTTTTTGCTTCAAATGAATCAAGTGCAAAAGATGTAATAGAATTAAGTGGTGGAGCACCTTTAGTTTTAAAAATATTAGAAGGTACTCAAGGTGTAGGTGTTGTTTTAGTAGAGAGTGAAAAAGCCGCAAAATCTGTACTTGATGCTTTTTATGGTATGGATGTAAATTTACTTGTTCAAGAGTTTATTGAAGAGGCAAATGGTGCTGATATTAGAGTTTTAGTTGTAGGTGGAGAGATTGTTGGTGCTATGAAAAGACAAGGTGCTGAAGGTGATTTTAGGTCAAACTTACATCAAGGTGGAACAGCTGTTGCTCATACTTTAAGTAGAAAAGAAAAAGCTACTGCTTTAGCTGCTGCAAAAGCAATGGGACTTGGAGTATGTGGAGTTGATATGATACCTTCAAATAGAGGTCCTTTAGTAATGGAAGTAAACTCTTCTCCAGGTCTTGAAGGAATAGAGACTTCTACAAAGCTTGATATTGCAGGGAAAATTATGGATTTTATTGAAAGAAATGTAAAAGATCCTCATCCAAAAACGAAAAAAAGAAAAATTAAAAAAGATAATATAGGAGCATAA
- a CDS encoding carboxypeptidase-like regulatory domain-containing protein — translation MIKAIITTLILSLSAFAHGIYYDLIEGAIAVRITAPNNVPISNAKVTIYAPEASLAFVEGRSDINGNFAFLPDSRGIWKVLINADSDHGGHLKEFTINIDDKFKIKDFEKPPYERYLTIISVLGLLFGIFGIFAMVKSRKDTIK, via the coding sequence ATGATTAAAGCAATTATTACTACACTAATTTTAAGTTTAAGTGCCTTTGCACACGGAATATATTATGATTTAATTGAAGGTGCAATTGCAGTTAGAATTACTGCACCAAATAATGTACCAATTAGCAATGCAAAAGTAACAATATATGCCCCAGAGGCATCTCTTGCTTTTGTAGAAGGAAGAAGTGATATAAATGGAAACTTTGCTTTTTTACCTGATTCAAGGGGTATATGGAAAGTTTTAATAAATGCAGATAGTGACCATGGCGGGCATTTAAAAGAGTTTACTATAAATATAGATGATAAGTTTAAAATTAAAGATTTTGAAAAACCACCTTATGAAAGATACCTTACAATTATTAGTGTATTAGGTCTTTTATTTGGGATTTTTGGAATTTTTGCTATGGTAAAAAGTAGAAAAGATACAATCAAATGA
- a CDS encoding 4Fe-4S binding protein, with amino-acid sequence MERYKIPENTPVWVDESRCKACDVCVSVCPAGVLAMKQEPTSTLGAIITVVHKESCIGCSDCELSCPDFAIFVADKKDFKFAKLTKEAQDRAILIKNNNYKILSA; translated from the coding sequence ATGGAAAGATATAAAATACCTGAAAATACTCCTGTGTGGGTAGATGAAAGTAGATGTAAGGCCTGCGATGTATGTGTTAGTGTTTGCCCTGCTGGAGTATTGGCTATGAAGCAAGAACCTACTTCAACATTAGGTGCAATTATTACTGTGGTACATAAAGAATCATGTATTGGATGTAGTGACTGTGAGTTATCTTGCCCAGATTTTGCTATTTTTGTAGCAGATAAAAAAGATTTTAAATTTGCTAAGCTTACTAAAGAAGCACAAGATAGAGCAATTTTAATAAAAAATAACAACTATAAAATATTAAGTGCTTAA
- the trpC gene encoding indole-3-glycerol phosphate synthase TrpC encodes MILDEIIQKTKEDLERRKIELPLDLLGRSLASNPYPPRDVKKFLTSTKEEPIRIIAEVKKASPSKGIIKEDFDPLAIAQSYSNSGANAISVLTEPHYFKGNLEYLTQIRRYVPTPLLRKDFIVDKYQIVEALVYGADFILLIAKALSTKELKELYDYALHLGLEVLVEIHDKEDLTKAMKCGANIVGINHRNLDTFEMDMQLCDKLIPMIPNGKIIVAESGVSNTETIKRLNALGADAFLIGEHFMRIPSIEEELTKFKKALEV; translated from the coding sequence GTGATTTTAGATGAGATTATACAAAAAACTAAAGAGGATTTAGAAAGAAGAAAAATAGAACTTCCTCTTGATTTATTAGGAAGAAGTTTAGCTTCAAATCCATATCCTCCAAGAGATGTAAAAAAGTTTTTAACTTCTACAAAAGAAGAGCCAATTAGAATTATTGCTGAGGTTAAAAAAGCTAGTCCAAGTAAAGGTATAATAAAAGAAGACTTTGACCCTCTTGCAATTGCTCAAAGTTATAGTAATAGTGGAGCAAATGCTATTTCTGTTCTTACTGAACCACACTATTTTAAAGGTAATTTAGAGTACCTAACTCAAATAAGAAGATATGTGCCAACACCATTGCTTAGAAAAGATTTTATTGTTGATAAATATCAAATTGTTGAAGCTTTAGTTTATGGAGCTGATTTTATTTTACTTATTGCAAAAGCATTAAGTACAAAAGAGTTAAAAGAACTATATGATTATGCACTTCATTTAGGTCTTGAAGTATTGGTTGAAATTCATGATAAAGAAGATTTAACTAAAGCTATGAAATGTGGGGCAAATATAGTAGGAATAAATCATAGAAATCTTGATACTTTTGAGATGGATATGCAACTTTGTGATAAACTTATTCCTATGATACCAAATGGAAAAATAATAGTTGCAGAAAGTGGAGTAAGCAATACTGAAACTATTAAAAGATTAAATGCTCTTGGAGCTGATGCTTTCTTAATTGGAGAACATTTTATGAGAATTCCTTCTATTGAAGAGGAATTAACTAAATTTAAAAAAGCTTTAGAAGTATAA
- a CDS encoding YggS family pyridoxal phosphate-dependent enzyme: protein MNKEKALENLDKLIADVEDARLQLSEHHIVKIIGISKYSTSEDVATLYSAGQRAFGENKVQDLKEKMNTLEELPLEWHFVGRLQKNKINNLIDLKPTLMQSLDSLDLAQELNKKLEAKNQKMNCLLQINSAKEESKAGVMPEVAVKIYKEILETCPYIKLKGVMSIGAHVEDKEVIEKSFNTTKTIFDELKPFGAKYCSMGMSGDFKLAIKCGSNMIRVGSTLFK from the coding sequence ATGAATAAAGAAAAAGCACTAGAAAATTTAGATAAATTAATTGCTGATGTGGAAGATGCAAGACTTCAACTTTCAGAACATCATATTGTAAAAATTATTGGTATTAGTAAATATAGTACTAGTGAAGATGTGGCAACTTTGTATTCTGCAGGACAAAGAGCTTTTGGAGAAAATAAAGTTCAAGATTTAAAAGAAAAAATGAACACTTTAGAAGAACTACCTTTAGAGTGGCATTTTGTAGGAAGACTTCAAAAAAATAAAATTAATAATCTAATTGATTTAAAACCTACACTAATGCAAAGTCTTGATAGCTTAGATTTAGCACAAGAATTAAATAAAAAATTAGAAGCAAAAAATCAAAAGATGAATTGTTTACTTCAGATTAACTCTGCAAAAGAAGAGAGTAAAGCTGGTGTTATGCCAGAAGTTGCAGTAAAAATTTATAAAGAAATTTTAGAAACTTGTCCTTATATTAAATTAAAAGGTGTAATGAGTATTGGTGCTCATGTGGAAGATAAAGAAGTAATTGAAAAAAGTTTTAATACTACAAAAACTATCTTTGATGAACTAAAACCTTTTGGTGCAAAATATTGTTCTATGGGAATGAGTGGGGATTTTAAACTTGCAATTAAATGTGGTTCTAATATGATTAGAGTAGGTTCAACTTTATTTAAATAG